A genome region from Hevea brasiliensis isolate MT/VB/25A 57/8 chromosome 9, ASM3005281v1, whole genome shotgun sequence includes the following:
- the LOC110647958 gene encoding NAC domain-containing protein 1, which yields MQSKTSSDLPPGFRFHPTDEELIMYYLLNQATYKPVPVSIIAEVDIYKFDPWQLPEKAEFGENEWYFFSPRDRKYPNGVRPNRATVSGYWKATGTDKAIYSGSKCVGVKKALVFYNGRPPKGIKTDWIMHEYRLNDSRKQANKQNRSMRLDDWVLCRIYKKRHIARNLEEKIEIANTQLDKPSANEQQILKFSKTCSLTNLLEFEYMGSISQLLNDNTYNPSFDFQNIMSNAETDHVENFQLGEMGNQYTDSGKLQVNQGSILNQPLFVDPMVYEFQ from the exons ATGCAAAGTAAAACCAGTTCTGATCTTCCTCCTGGTTTTAGATTCCACCCAACTGATGAGGAATTGATCATGTATTACCTTCTCAACCAAGCCACTTATAAGCCAGTCCCTGTTTCAATAATCGCAGAAGTTGATATTTACAAGTTTGATCCTTGGCAATTACCTG AGAAAGCAGAATTTGGAGAAAATGAATGGTACTTCTTTAGCCCTCGAGACAGGAAGTACCCAAATGGAGTGAGGCCTAACAGAGCAACTGTGTCTGGGTATTGGAAGGCCACTGGCACAGATAAGGCCATCTACAGTGGTTCTAAATGTGTTGGTGTCAAGAAAGCTCTTGTGTTCTACAATGGTAGGCCACCAAAGGGTATCAAGACTGACTGGATTATGCATGAATATCGCTTAAATGATTCAAGAAAGCAAGCCAATAAGCAAAATAGATCCATGAGA TTGGATGATTGGGTCCTGTGTAGGATTTATAAGAAGAGGCACATAGCAAGAAATTTGGAGGAGAAGATAGAAATTGCAAATACCCAATTGGACAAACCTTCTGCTAATGAGCAACaaatattgaaattttcaaagacATGTTCCCTTACTAATCTACTGGAATTTGAGTATATGGGATCAATTTCCCAGCTTCTAAATGACAACACATACAATCCCAGTTTTGATTTCCAGAACATCATGAGCAATGCTGAGACTGATCATGTTGAAAATTTTCAGCTAGGAGAAATGGGTAACCAGTATACAGATTCAGGGAAGCTCCAGGTGAATCAGGGCAGCATCCTAAACCAACCATTGTTTGTGGATCCAATGGTCTATGAATTTCAGTGA
- the LOC110647960 gene encoding LOW QUALITY PROTEIN: cytochrome P450 704B1 (The sequence of the model RefSeq protein was modified relative to this genomic sequence to represent the inferred CDS: substituted 1 base at 1 genomic stop codon), translating to MEKEMGVSLLSSDGYNMRISMIACLALTWIFIHRWNQRNKKGLKTWPIVGAAIEQLINYDRMHDWIVEYLSKLGTIVVPMPFTTYTYIANPANVEHVLKTNFANYPKGETYHSYMEALLGEGIFNVDGELWRKQRKTDSFEFASKNLRDFSTRVFREYSLKLSSILSHASFHNQVVDMQELFMRMTLDSICKVGFGVEIGTLAPNLPDNCFAKAFDNANIIVTLCFIDPLWKIKKFLNVGSEALLDMSIKIIDDFTYSVIYIRKTEMEEARKNNNNKEKHDILSRFIELGEDPESNLTDKSLRDVVLNFVRAGRDTTATTLSWAIYMIMTHNHVAEKLYLELKTFEEDRAKEENVTLLQFDLDDLESFIQRTVQYAGLLTYYSLGKLYYLHAGITETLRLYPAVPQDPKGILEDDVLPDGTKVKAGGMVTYVPYSMGRMKYKXGPDAASFNPERWLKDGFFQKASPFKFTAFQAGPRICLGKDSAYLQMKMTLVILCRFFKFDLVPNHPVQYRMMTILSMAHGLKLRASRRS from the exons ATGGAAAAAGAAATGGGtgtttcattgctttcttctgatGGATACAACATGAGAATATCGATGATAGCTTGCTTGGCTTTGACATGGATTTTTATCCATAGATGGAACCAAAGGAACAAGAAGGGACTAAAAACATGGCCAATTGTTGGTGCAGCAATTGAGCAGCTTATCAACTATGATAGAATGCATGATTGGATTGTTGAATACCTCTCTAAATTGGGAACTATAGTAGTTCCCATGCCATTCACAACATACACTTACATTGCAAATCCTGCTAATGTTGAACATGTTCTTAAGACCAACTTTGCCAATTATCCAAAG GGTGAAACATACCATTCATATATGGAAGCGCTGCTTGGAGAAGGAATATTTAATGTAGATGGTGAACTATGGAGGAAACAAAGGAAGACTGATAGTTTTGAGTTTGCATCCAAGAATTTGAGGGACTTCAGCACCAGAGTCTTTAGAGAGTATAGCTTGAAGCTCTCATCTATCCTTAGTCATGCATCTTTTCACAACCAAGTAGTAGATATGCAG GAATTGTTTATGAGGATGACATTGGACTCCATATGCAAAGTTGGGTTTGGTGTAGAAATAGGAACATTGGCTCCCAATCTACCAGATAATTGCTTTGCTAAGGCTTTTGATAATGCCAACATCATTGTTACACTTTGCTTCATTGATCCATTGTGGAAAATAAAGAAATTCCTTAATGTGGGATCAGAAGCTCTACTTGATATGAGCATTAAAATCATTGATGATTTCACCTACTCTGTCATATATATAAGGAAAACAGAAATGGAAGAAGCTCGAAAGAACAATAATAACAAG GAGAAACATGATATTTTATCAAGGTTCATTGAGTTAGGTGAAGACCCAGAAAGCAATTTGACAGATAAAAGTCTGAGAGATGTTGTCCTCAACTTTGTGAGAGCTGGGAGAGACACAACTGCAACAACTCTCTCTTGGGCAATATACATGATAATGACACATAACCATGTAGCTGAGAAGCTCTACTTGGAACTCAAAACTTTTGAGGAAGATAGGGCAAAGGAAGAGAATGTTACATTGCTTCAGTTTGACTTGGATGATCTTGAATCTTTCATTCAAAGAACAGTGCAATATGCAGGACTCTTGACTTATTATTCATTGGGAAAATTATATTACCTGCATGCAGGGATCACTGAAACACTTCGTTTGTACCCAGCAGTCCCTCAG GACCCCAAGGGGATTCTGGAGGATGATGTGTTGCCTGATGGAACTAAAGTCAAAGCAGGAGGGATGGTGACTTATGTTCCCTATTCAATGGGCAGGATGAAGTACAAGTAGGGACCTGATGCAGCTTCATTCAACCCTGAAAGATGGCTCAAAGATGGTTTCTTCCAGAAAGCATCTCCTTTCAAGTTCACTGCATTTCAG GCTGGACCAAGGATTTGCCTGGGTAAGGACTCTGCATATCTCCAGATGAAGATGACACTGGTCATACTCTGCAGATTTTTCAAATTTGATTTGGTCCCAAATCATCCAGTGCAATACAGAATGATGACAATTCTATCAATGGCACATGGCTTGAAGCTTAGAGCATCCAGGCGTTCATAA